A genomic stretch from Chitinophagaceae bacterium includes:
- a CDS encoding RidA family protein: MEKKIIETAQAPAPIGPYNQAVAAGGFVFISGQICIKPGSSDLNNPDIQTETHQVMNNLKAILTEAGLDFSNIVKTTIFLSDMNLFSDVNEIYGKYFSGAFPARETIAVKGLPKNVNVEISMIAAM, from the coding sequence ATGGAAAAGAAAATCATTGAAACCGCTCAGGCACCTGCACCTATCGGTCCATATAATCAGGCAGTAGCTGCCGGAGGCTTTGTATTTATCTCCGGGCAAATTTGTATTAAACCGGGAAGCAGTGATCTCAATAATCCGGACATTCAGACAGAAACTCACCAGGTGATGAATAACCTGAAAGCTATTCTTACAGAAGCAGGATTAGATTTCAGCAATATTGTAAAAACAACCATCTTCCTGAGTGATATGAACCTGTTCAGTGATGTGAATGAAATCTATGGCAAGTATTTCAGTGGTGCATTTCCTGCCCGTGAAACAATTGCTGTAAAGGGATTACCCAAAAATGTTAATGTGGAAATCAGCATGATTGCGGCAATGTAA